A window of Natrinema salifodinae contains these coding sequences:
- a CDS encoding S24/S26 family peptidase: protein MSGSSSGQPPGDGDSGDDRNRQDRSTDGARTPGERPAGAASSSSTESNAVTIEDDGIVRWFLKTDDESIVLVRDVLSSVAIVAIIGLVLFAVSGIWPPLVAVESGSMEPHMHRGDLVFVADEGRFVGDNPADGTGVVTLENGQESGHEKFNNPGDVIVFQPNGNAAATPVIHRAHFWVEEDERWVETKANEEVIGDATCAEVQSCPAPHDGFVTKGDNNAGYDQYGNSVSTVVKPEWVTGKAMFRIPWLGHVRLTFDQILGGMLAPTSPAGSALYDPMLSDPAATSAPAATGPAAAGLGAELGSDGELAGAAGIAATGASISGGAVVALGRRRTGPR from the coding sequence ATGAGCGGTTCTAGCTCCGGGCAGCCGCCTGGCGACGGCGATTCCGGGGACGACCGGAATCGGCAGGATCGAAGCACCGACGGGGCCCGAACGCCGGGAGAGCGGCCAGCGGGGGCGGCATCTTCGTCTTCGACAGAATCGAACGCCGTGACGATCGAAGACGACGGGATCGTCCGCTGGTTCCTCAAGACGGACGACGAAAGCATCGTGCTGGTTCGGGACGTCCTGAGCAGCGTCGCGATCGTCGCGATCATCGGGCTCGTCCTGTTCGCGGTCAGCGGGATCTGGCCGCCGCTGGTCGCCGTCGAGAGCGGTAGTATGGAGCCGCACATGCACAGGGGCGATCTCGTCTTCGTCGCCGACGAGGGCAGATTCGTCGGCGATAATCCCGCCGACGGAACCGGCGTCGTCACCCTCGAGAACGGCCAGGAGAGCGGCCACGAGAAGTTCAATAATCCGGGTGACGTCATCGTGTTCCAGCCGAACGGCAACGCGGCCGCGACGCCGGTGATCCACCGGGCCCACTTCTGGGTCGAGGAGGACGAGAGATGGGTCGAGACCAAGGCCAACGAAGAGGTCATCGGCGATGCGACCTGTGCCGAGGTCCAGTCCTGCCCCGCCCCGCACGACGGATTCGTCACGAAAGGCGACAACAACGCCGGGTACGATCAGTACGGTAACTCGGTCAGCACCGTCGTCAAACCCGAGTGGGTCACCGGCAAGGCGATGTTCCGAATTCCGTGGCTCGGCCACGTCCGACTGACCTTCGATCAGATCCTCGGCGGAATGCTCGCCCCGACCTCGCCCGCGGGTTCGGCGCTCTACGACCCGATGTTGTCCGATCCGGCAGCGACCTCGGCACCGGCAGCGACCGGTCCCGCCGCCGCCGGACTCGGGGCCGAACTCGGATCTGACGGAGAACTCGCCGGTGCGGCCGGAATCGCCGCAACCGGCGCCAGTATCAGTGGCGGTGCCGTCGTCGCCCTCGGTCGCCGTCGAACCGGCCCTCGCTGA
- a CDS encoding Cdc6/Cdc18 family protein — protein sequence MSDDDSEIAGSDEVEIGGSNGFSTNFENAGLGDGDEESNQGLFDDLLSGEPIFENKEVLRPSYTPHELPHRSDQINKMATILVAALRGETPSNILIYGKTGTGKTASAKFVSKELESTSQKYSVPCDVEYINCEVTDTQYRVLAQLANKFIEKNEARIDEQIDELESLLAALDEYEPIDADTQRDSVSDQANRSRSDTNTASDPFDFVAADEPESKSHVSTEDSTRPQSGDSPLETGGSDPDGPATAGEIDSPEADDTGRTADATVVADDSTALPSDHPLESTPFDDRAEVEDRIADLEDDKESFEEVPMTGWPTDRVYSVFFDAVDYDERVVVIMLDEIDKLVEKSGDDTLYNLSRMNSELENSRVSIIGISNDLKFTDFLDPRVKSSLGEEEIVFPPYDANQLRDILEHRSEVAFKGSALSEDVIPLCAAFAAQEHGDARRALDLLRTAGELAERSQSETIVEEHVRQAQDKIELDRVVEVVRTLPTQSKLVLFAIILLEKNGVHSINTGEVFNIYKRLCEEIDADVLTQRRVTDLISELDMLGIVNAVVVSKGRYGRTKEISLSVPLEETEAVLLSDSRLSDIDDIQPFVQARFEN from the coding sequence ATGTCAGACGACGACTCAGAGATCGCGGGTTCGGACGAGGTGGAGATCGGCGGATCGAACGGATTCTCGACGAACTTCGAGAACGCGGGGCTCGGCGACGGCGACGAGGAGTCGAATCAAGGACTGTTCGACGACCTGCTCAGCGGCGAACCGATTTTCGAGAACAAGGAGGTTCTCCGCCCGTCGTACACGCCACACGAACTCCCCCACCGAAGCGATCAGATCAACAAGATGGCGACGATCCTCGTCGCCGCGCTCCGCGGTGAGACCCCCTCGAACATCCTCATCTACGGGAAGACCGGGACCGGCAAGACGGCGAGCGCGAAGTTCGTCAGCAAGGAACTCGAGAGCACCTCCCAGAAGTACAGCGTCCCGTGCGACGTCGAATACATCAACTGCGAGGTCACCGATACCCAGTACCGCGTGCTCGCACAGCTCGCGAACAAGTTCATCGAGAAGAACGAAGCCCGAATCGACGAGCAGATCGACGAACTCGAGTCGCTGTTAGCCGCCCTCGACGAGTACGAACCGATCGACGCCGACACCCAGCGTGACTCCGTAAGCGACCAGGCGAATCGATCGCGATCGGACACCAACACGGCGTCGGACCCCTTCGATTTCGTTGCCGCGGACGAACCGGAGTCCAAATCTCACGTTTCGACTGAAGACAGTACCAGGCCGCAGTCGGGCGATTCTCCACTCGAAACTGGGGGGTCGGACCCTGACGGGCCGGCTACCGCGGGCGAAATCGACTCGCCGGAGGCCGACGATACCGGCCGGACCGCCGACGCCACCGTCGTGGCCGACGACTCGACCGCCCTGCCGTCGGACCATCCCCTCGAATCGACGCCGTTCGACGACCGGGCCGAGGTCGAAGACCGAATCGCGGACCTAGAGGATGACAAGGAGTCCTTCGAGGAGGTCCCGATGACCGGCTGGCCGACCGACCGGGTCTACAGCGTCTTCTTCGATGCCGTCGATTACGACGAGCGGGTCGTCGTCATTATGTTAGACGAAATCGACAAACTCGTCGAGAAAAGCGGCGACGACACGCTCTACAATCTCTCGCGGATGAACTCCGAACTCGAGAACTCGCGCGTGTCGATCATCGGTATCTCGAACGACCTGAAGTTCACCGACTTTCTCGATCCCCGGGTCAAGTCCTCGCTGGGCGAGGAGGAGATCGTCTTCCCGCCCTACGACGCGAACCAACTGCGAGACATCCTCGAACACCGTTCGGAGGTCGCGTTCAAAGGCAGCGCCCTCTCCGAAGACGTCATTCCGCTGTGTGCGGCCTTCGCCGCCCAGGAACACGGCGACGCGCGCCGCGCGCTGGACTTACTCCGGACCGCCGGTGAACTGGCCGAGCGGTCTCAGTCCGAGACGATCGTCGAGGAACACGTCCGCCAGGCGCAGGACAAGATCGAACTCGACCGGGTCGTCGAGGTCGTCCGCACGCTCCCCACGCAGAGCAAACTCGTGCTCTTCGCGATCATCCTACTCGAGAAAAACGGCGTCCACAGCATCAACACGGGCGAAGTGTTCAACATCTACAAGCGCCTCTGTGAAGAGATCGACGCCGACGTCCTGACCCAGCGGCGCGTGACGGACCTCATCAGCGAACTCGACATGCTCGGAATCGTCAACGCCGTCGTCGTCTCGAAGGGCCGGTACGGCCGGACCAAGGAAATCAGCCTCTCGGTGCCCCTCGAGGAGACGGAGGCGGTCCTCCTCTCGGACTCGCGACTCAGCGACATCGACGACATCCAGCCGTTCGTCCAGGCGCGGTTCGAGAACTGA